The Streptomyces achromogenes DNA segment GTTTTCCTTCTGGCCGCGCGTGCGCGAGTTCGCCGTGCCGGCCTCCATGATCGAGACCGCGACCGCGCGCCGCCAGGCCGGCGACTGGGCGGGCGCATGCGCCGCGGCGGGCGTCGACGTCGATCTGGACCTGCGCACCCTGGCGACCGGCCATGGCCGGGAGTTCGCCTCCCTGCTCCGTTCCGACCTGCGGCACCTGGCTCCCGACCTGCTGCGCTGGCATCTGCCGAGAATCGCCCCCGACGGGCTGCTGCGGCCCGGCCTGACGGTCGCCCTCGCGCGCTACGACGGCGTGGGGCGCGGCGGGCGGCCGGTGCATCTGGTGGTGCGGACGCCGCCCTCCTGGGCGGATGCGGGCCAGCGGATCAGCCTGACGGTGTGGAAGGGATTCCGCGCGGGCCACGGCGCCGGCCCAGGTCATCCGCACCCCCACCCCCACCCCAGCCGGCGGTTCCGTCTCGACCTGCACCGGCATCTGTGGGACGCGCGCCGCACGGACGAGCTGCGGACCCGGTCCGGCGCGCCGGCGGCGCGGACGCCGGGAGAGCCGGCGGACGACGAGGGGGCGCCGCGCCTCACGTTGCCGCCGGGTGCGGTGCCGGACGGCCGTACCGGAGCCGTCGACCGGTGGGCCGCCGAGGCGGACATCCTGCTCCGCGCGGAGGGACGGTCCGGCGGCGCCGTCCTGGTGCGGCTCGGCGGACGGCACCGGCTGGTCCTGGAGACGGACGGGGACGACCGCGCCGGACCGCCCGCGCTGCGCGTCGCGCCCGCCGGCGGAGGGGCCGGCGCCGCCCCGGGAACCGGTCCGGCGCTGCCCGTGCTGCCCGATGCCGCCACCTGGGTGCCACCCGACCTGGAGATGCTGCGCGCCGGCGCGATCGACGCCGGCCGGCTGCACCCGCTGGTCGCCGCGGCCCTGGTGCCTGACCGGCGGCCGAAGGACCGTGCCGACGCCGCCGACCGGCCGGGACAGCCGCGTTTCGTGGAGTGCCGGGGAGCCCGTCACCGGATCGGCCTGGTCGACGGGGTGCTCGTCCCCTTGGACCACGACCCGGCCGAACTCCGGCGGGAGGAACTCCTGGTCGCGCTCAGCGGAACCCCGTTGCCGTGCCTGCGGGCCGTCGACGAGGCCCACCGCCGCCCGGACTGCCTCACCGGCGTCCGCGAACGCCTGGTCCACGGCGACATCGCCGGCGCGCTGGCCGTCGTCGAAGGGCTGCTCGGCCCCGAGGCGTTGCTGCGCGACGGCGCGCTGCGCGACGAACTCGAGGCGGCCGCCCGACGGCGGATCACCTACGGGCTGTTCCGGGCGGGCCTGACCGGGCCCGCGCCGGGCCGCCTCCCACCGCGCGAGCCCCGTCCGGCCGGCCTGCGCTCGCGCCCCCGCCACATGACCGGCCGCTGAACCGGATCCACACCGATCCAACGGATCCAACGGATCCACACCAATCCAACGGATCCAACGGATCCAACCGATCCGCGCCGATGCGCACGGATCCGGCACGGCGCGGCCTGCTCCGACGCCCCACCACTGCACAACACCTGCGAACGACCTGGCACACCGCCTCACACGACCCCGCCCGACCCCGCCACCCCATGACCTCTCGCGAACCCAAAGGTGATCACCCATGCCCACATGCGCCCCGCTCGCCCTCGTCGACGCCCCGGCCGACGCACCGTCCCGACCGGACAGCACCTCGCCGTCGGACGTTCCGAACCCGCCCGACGCCCCGGCCGCCCGACTCGACGTGGCCGCAGACCTCCTGGCCCTGTTGCGCGACGTCACCACCGAACCGCGGCCCGACACCCAGCTCGAGGCCCTGACCCTCGCCGTGGCGGCCGACCTGCCCGTGCTGCTGTGGGGCGAGCCCGGCATCGGCAAGACCGCCGCGCTGACCCAGCTGGCGGCCGCTCTCGACCTTCCGCTGACCACCGTGATCGCCAGCGTGCACGAGCCGTCCGACTTCTCGGGGCTGCCGGTCCTCGGCGACGACCCCGCGACGCAGGGCGTTCCGATGGCTCCGCCGGACTGGGCCGTACGGCTGGTGCGGGCCGGCCGCGGGCTGCTGTTCCTCGACGAGCTGTCCACCGCTCCGCCCGCTGTACAGGCCGCGCTGCTGCGGCTGGTGCTCGAGCGGCGGATCGGCGCCCTGCGACTGCCGCCGGGCGTGCGGATCGTGGCAGCCGCCAACCCGCGGTTCTCGGCGGCCGACGGCTGGGAGCTGAGCCCGCCGCTGGCCAACCGCTTCGTCCACCTGCAGTGGGCCCACGACCACGACGTCGTCGTCCGCGGTCTCGGCGGGACCTGGCCCCGGGCGACCCTGCCCCGACTCGACCCGGCGAGGCTGCCGGAGGCCGTCGACTTCGCGCGCCGCGCGGTGTGCGGCCTGCTGGCCGCCCGCCCCACGCTCGTACACCGGCTGCCCAGCGGCGAGACGCGCCGCGGCGGCGCCTGGCCGTCGCCGCGCAGCTGGGAGATGACCCTGCACCTGATCGCCTTCGCGACGGCGGCGGGCTCCTCCCGGGACGTGCTCTCCCTCCTGGTGCGCGGCGCGGTCGGGGACGGGCCGGGGCTGGAACTCCTGGCCGGCCTGGACCGGATGGACCTGCCGGACCCCGAGGACTTGCTCGCCGATCCGGCCGGCGCGGAGCTGCCCCAGCGGGGCGATCTGCGCCAGGCGGCGTTGGACGCGGTGGTGGCGGCGGTCCGCTCCCGCCCGGACCGGTCCCGCTGGGACGCGGCGTGGGCGCTGCTGGTGCGGGCGGTCGAGACCGGGGCCCCCGACCTGGTGGTGGTCCCCGCGACCACCCTCGCCGCGCTGCGCCAGGACGACTGGGACGTCCCCCCGTCGATCGAGAGCCTCGCCGGCGCGGTGGCCCTGTCCCACCGCGCGGACCGGGCGGCGGCCCGCACGAAGCAGCGGGACGCCGGCACGGCGAAGGCGACCCGATGAGCACGAAGGGTTCGGCGGACACGGGGTCCGGATTGCCGGCGGACGGCCTGCCGGGGTGGGCGGGCGCCGTGCCGGGCGTATCGGCGGCCGGGCGGCCGGGTTCGGCGGGTGGGGGGTCCGGTGCGCAGGTGAATGCCGGGGGGCCGGCGGGCGGGAGGTCCGGTGTGCCGGTGGGTGCCGGGGGCTCGGCCGGTGCGGGACCGGGTGGGCCGGTGGGGGCGCGGAGTCCGGCGGCTCTGGCGGCCGGCGTGCCGTTGTCCGCCCGGCGCGCGGCCGACGCGGCGGCCGGCCCGCCGTTGGACATGGACAAACTGCTCGCGGCCCGGTTGTACGCGGCCAGGGTCCGCCCCTACCTCGCGACGGCCCTGTTCGCCCTGCACATCGTGGAGTCACGGCAGGTCCCGACGATGGGCGTGGACCGGTACTGGCGGTGCTACGTCTCGCCCGGGTTCGTCGAGCGGATGCCGGTCGAGGATCTGGCGGGGGTGTGGGTGCACGAGGTGTCGCACCTGCTGCGCGACCATCACGGCCGCAGTGACCGCCTCGCGAGGCAACGCGGCCTGACCGGGCCGGGGGAGCGGCTGCGGATGAACATCGCCGCGGACTGCGAGATCAACGACGACGCGTACGGGGACGGACTGGTCGAGCCCGCCGGCGCCGTGACACCGGGCTCACTGGGACTGGATCCGGGCGAGCTCATGGAGGACTACCTGCGTCAGTTCCGGCTCGGGCCGAGCACGCAGCGCCTGTCCTGGCTGGACTGCGGCAGCGGCGCGGACGGGCGGGAACGGGAGTGGGAACTGGGCCCCGACGGCGCGGACGGCCTCAGCGAGCAGCAGCGGGACGCCGTCCGGTTCCGGGTGGCGCAGGGCATCAAGGGGCGGCCGGGGTCGGCGCCGAAACAGTGGAAGAGGTGGGCGGAGGAGGCCTTCCACCCGCCGCAGCCCTGGCGGGAACTGCTGGGCGCGGCGGTCCGCTCGGCGGCCTCCGGTCCTGGCGTGGGCGAGGACTACACCTACGGCCGTCCCGCGCGCCGCTCGGCCTGCCTGCCCGGCGTCGTCCTGCCGAGCCTGCGACGCCGGCCGCCCCGGGTCTGCGTCGTCATCGACACCTCCGGTTCGGTCAGCGACGCCGAACTGGGCAGCGCGCTCCTGGAGGTCGCGGCCATCTCCCGTGCCGTGGGCGGCCGGCGTGACCTGGTCTCCGTGGTGCCGTGCGACGCGTCGGCGGGGATGGTGCACACCCTGTGCCGCGCCGAGGGCATCCCCCTGGTGGGCGGCGGCGGCACGGACCTGCGCACCGGCTTCGCCAAGGCCCTGCGGGGGAATCCCCGCCCCGACGCGATCGTCGTCCTCACCGACGGCCAGACCCCCTGGCCCGAAACCCGCCCGTCCTGCCGCACGGTGATCGGCCTGTTCCCCCGCGACCGCGCCGTCTACAACGAGACGAACCCCGACTACGTCCCCGACACCCCGCCCGCCTGGGCCCGGGTGGTGGAGATCGGGACGGCGGGGGGAGGGGGGTGAGCGGGCGGTCGTTCGGACTCGCCGGCGGCGGCGAGCGCGGAGCGCGGACCGCCGGGACGAGCCGGGCGGCAGAGCCGGAAGCTGTTGGTGAACTGGTGCGGGACGTGAGCGCGGTGGGCCGGCTCGCGAGATCGCCGGAGCGCGACCTGTCCCGGCGCCCGTGCTCTCACGCGTCGTCCCCGCCCCCGCACAGCTCACGCAGGACCTTGCCGCAGCGGCGGGCGTAGGCGTGTTGGAGGCCTCTGGTCGCCGGGCCGGCGGCAATGGTGTACCACTTCGCGGGGCGGCTGAACGCCGACACCGTCAGCCAGACCGTGCCGTCTCCCGTGCGGTCGACGACGAAGGACTCCTCGCCGCGTTCGGGGTGGCCGCGGAGGGTGCCGTAGGCCCAGCCGGCGCGCCGGGGTTCGTCCACCGTCCAGACCACGCGGCAGGGGGCCTTGATGACGCCGCCCAGGGTGACGGTGACGTCGACGTCGGGGGCCGCGCGGTCCGCCGTGGCGTCGATGCCGACACCGAGGGCGCGGTGCATCTGCCAGGTCATGACGGCGTCCGCGGCGCGCCGGAAGACGTCGTGGCCCTCGCCGAGGCGTGCGCGGACGTGGAGGGGGCGGAAGCCCTCGGGGCAGGAGCCGGGGCGGTCGCGCGTCGCGCCGACGTCGTCGTACGTGAAGTCCTTCGAAGACATGGGAGCCAAGAGTAGGGCGGCACCCGGGAATGCCTTCGTCCCGGGTGCCGCCCAGCTCGCTACGGCAGGGTCAGTTGACGTTGATCGCCGACCAGGCCGCCGCCACGGCCTTGTACTCGGTGCTGCCGGTGCCGCCGTACAGCGCCGAGGCCGCCGAGAGGGTGCCGGTGCGGGCGCCCTTGTAGGTGGTCGTCGACGTGAAGTACGTCGTCAGCGCCTTGTACCAGATCTGCAGCGCCTTGGCGCGGCCGATGCCGGTGACCGTGGAGCCGTTGGACGTCGGCGAGTTGTAGGTCACGCCGTTGATCGTCTTCGAGCCGCTGCCCTCGGACAGCAGGTAGAAGAAGTGGTTCGCGGGGCCCGACGAGTAGTGCGGGTCGAGGCCGGACACGGCGGAGGACCAGTAGTCCTTGGACCCGCCGTCCTTGCTCGGCTTGTCCATGTACCGCAGCGGGGTGCCGTCGCCGTTGATGTTGATCTTCTCGCCGATGAGGTAGTCGCCCTTGTCGGACGCGTTGTTGGCGAAGAACTCCACACCGGTGCCGAAGATGTCGGAGGTGGCCTCGTTCAGACCGCCGGCGTCACCCGAGTACTCCAGACCCGCGGTGACCGAGGTCAGACCGTGGCTCATCTCGTGGCCGGCCACGTCCAGCGAAGTCAGCGGGTGGGTGTTGCCGTCGCCGTCGCCGTACGTCATGCAGAAGCAGTCGTCGTCCCAGAAGGCGTTGACGTAGGCGTTGCCGTAGTGGACGCGGGAGTAGGCGGCCTTGCCGTCGTTCCTGATGCCGCTGCGGTTGAAGGTGCTCTTGTAGAAGTCCCAGGTCATCTGCGCGCCGTAGGCGGCGTCCACGGCCGCGGTCTGGTCGCTGGAGGAGCTGGAGGCCGTGCCGGTGCCCCACGCGTCGTCCGCGTCGGTGAACAGGGTGCCGGTGGAGGAGGACGTGCTGCGCGCCTTGTTGTAGGTCTTGTGGCCGCCGCGCGTGCCGTCGGTCAGGTTGTACGTCGATCCCGACTTGGTCGTGTTGAGGGTGACCGTGCCCGAGTAGAGGCTCTTGCCGGTGCCGGTCTCGATGGCCTGGTGCTCGTAGAGCTTCTTGCCGGTGGTGGCGTCGGTGATGACGTGCAGCCTGCTCGGGGTGCCGTCGTCCTGGAGGCCGCCGACGACCGTCTCGTAGGCGAGCGTCGGGGTGCCGTTGCCGGCCCAGATCACCTTGCGGGGGGCCTGGTCGGCGGCGGTGGCCTCCGAGCCGGCGGCCTTGGCGGCGGTGAGCGCCTGCTTCTGGACCTTGGCGGTGGCGACCTGCGGGGTGAGCGTGGACACCTTGATGGTGGCCGAGACGGCCTTGGTCACGCTCTGGGCGCCGGAGGGGGCCTTGTGCACGACCAGGTCGCCGCCGAGGACCGGCAGGCCCGCGTAGGTGCGCTCGTAACGGGTGTGGACGGTGCCGTCGACGTCCTTGACGACGTCCTTGACGACCAGCTTCTCCTGGGCGCCGAGGCCTATCGACTTGGCGGTCGCGGCCGCGTCGGACTGCTGCTGCTGGATCAGCGTGGTGCGGGCCGCGGAGGTCAGCTGGACCGGGGCGCCCTGCAGGGCGGCCCGCGCGCCGGAGTCCGCCGGGGCGGCGGCGCTACCGGTGGTCAGGCCGGTGGTGACCAGGGCTCCGGCCGCGACGGCGGTGGCGATGGCCAGAGTGGTGCGCTTGTGACGCGCGTAGAGGGAGGTCACACAAGCTCCTTCATGTGGGGGGTCCGGGCGGCGTGGGGCGGCCGCCCGTGACGGTAGTGAAGTTGTGCGGCGGGTGAAACGAAGACTGACATCCGGGCGCGTACATGTCAGGACCCCGAAGTGATGTTGGCCGAAAGTCGACTGTCCGGTGAACATTGCAGGCACGTAAACGGAGTTGAGCCGTGGTAAAGCGGCAACAGGACGCGGGTAAGGGGCGGGCAAAAAGGGGGCGCCGCCCCGGGGAGGTGGTGCCTCCGGGGCGGCGCCCTGTGCGGTGCCTTTCAGGCGGTTGTGCGTGGCCCGTGCGGGGCCTGTGGCCTACGGGAAGGTCAGCTTCCAGCTGTTGATGTAGCCGGTGTCCTGGGCCGCGTTGTCCTGGACCCTCAACTGCCAGACACCGTTGGCGACCTCGGAGGAGGCGTTCACCGTGTACGTGGTGTTGAGGTTGTCCGTGCTGCCGCCGGTGCCGTACGCCTTCAGCGTGTAGGCCGTGCCGTCGGGGGCGATCAGCTGCACCCGGAGGTCGCCGATGTAGGTGTGCACGATGTCGACCGCCACCGCGAGGTTCGACGGCGCGTTGCCGGTGCGGCCCGAGACGGTGATCGACGAGTTGACCGCCGCCCCGTTGTCCGGAATCGATACGTCGGCCGTGTTCTCGAAGGAGGTGCCGCCACCTCCGCCGCCGCCGCCCGAACGCGCGCCCACC contains these protein-coding regions:
- a CDS encoding AAA family ATPase, which gives rise to MPTCAPLALVDAPADAPSRPDSTSPSDVPNPPDAPAARLDVAADLLALLRDVTTEPRPDTQLEALTLAVAADLPVLLWGEPGIGKTAALTQLAAALDLPLTTVIASVHEPSDFSGLPVLGDDPATQGVPMAPPDWAVRLVRAGRGLLFLDELSTAPPAVQAALLRLVLERRIGALRLPPGVRIVAAANPRFSAADGWELSPPLANRFVHLQWAHDHDVVVRGLGGTWPRATLPRLDPARLPEAVDFARRAVCGLLAARPTLVHRLPSGETRRGGAWPSPRSWEMTLHLIAFATAAGSSRDVLSLLVRGAVGDGPGLELLAGLDRMDLPDPEDLLADPAGAELPQRGDLRQAALDAVVAAVRSRPDRSRWDAAWALLVRAVETGAPDLVVVPATTLAALRQDDWDVPPSIESLAGAVALSHRADRAAARTKQRDAGTAKATR
- a CDS encoding vWA domain-containing protein translates to MDKLLAARLYAARVRPYLATALFALHIVESRQVPTMGVDRYWRCYVSPGFVERMPVEDLAGVWVHEVSHLLRDHHGRSDRLARQRGLTGPGERLRMNIAADCEINDDAYGDGLVEPAGAVTPGSLGLDPGELMEDYLRQFRLGPSTQRLSWLDCGSGADGREREWELGPDGADGLSEQQRDAVRFRVAQGIKGRPGSAPKQWKRWAEEAFHPPQPWRELLGAAVRSAASGPGVGEDYTYGRPARRSACLPGVVLPSLRRRPPRVCVVIDTSGSVSDAELGSALLEVAAISRAVGGRRDLVSVVPCDASAGMVHTLCRAEGIPLVGGGGTDLRTGFAKALRGNPRPDAIVVLTDGQTPWPETRPSCRTVIGLFPRDRAVYNETNPDYVPDTPPAWARVVEIGTAGGGG
- a CDS encoding DUF1990 domain-containing protein; the encoded protein is MSSKDFTYDDVGATRDRPGSCPEGFRPLHVRARLGEGHDVFRRAADAVMTWQMHRALGVGIDATADRAAPDVDVTVTLGGVIKAPCRVVWTVDEPRRAGWAYGTLRGHPERGEESFVVDRTGDGTVWLTVSAFSRPAKWYTIAAGPATRGLQHAYARRCGKVLRELCGGGDDA
- a CDS encoding M4 family metallopeptidase, translated to MTSLYARHKRTTLAIATAVAAGALVTTGLTTGSAAAPADSGARAALQGAPVQLTSAARTTLIQQQQSDAAATAKSIGLGAQEKLVVKDVVKDVDGTVHTRYERTYAGLPVLGGDLVVHKAPSGAQSVTKAVSATIKVSTLTPQVATAKVQKQALTAAKAAGSEATAADQAPRKVIWAGNGTPTLAYETVVGGLQDDGTPSRLHVITDATTGKKLYEHQAIETGTGKSLYSGTVTLNTTKSGSTYNLTDGTRGGHKTYNKARSTSSSTGTLFTDADDAWGTGTASSSSSDQTAAVDAAYGAQMTWDFYKSTFNRSGIRNDGKAAYSRVHYGNAYVNAFWDDDCFCMTYGDGDGNTHPLTSLDVAGHEMSHGLTSVTAGLEYSGDAGGLNEATSDIFGTGVEFFANNASDKGDYLIGEKININGDGTPLRYMDKPSKDGGSKDYWSSAVSGLDPHYSSGPANHFFYLLSEGSGSKTINGVTYNSPTSNGSTVTGIGRAKALQIWYKALTTYFTSTTTYKGARTGTLSAASALYGGTGSTEYKAVAAAWSAINVN